A stretch of Diceros bicornis minor isolate mBicDic1 chromosome 29, mDicBic1.mat.cur, whole genome shotgun sequence DNA encodes these proteins:
- the SARAF gene encoding store-operated calcium entry-associated regulatory factor gives MAAAGGPGAAGRCPLLSLLLLLLIAGPALGWHDPDRILLRDVKALTLHYDRYTTSRRLDPIPQLKCVGGTAGCDSYTPKVIQCQNKGWDGYDVQWECKTDLDIAYKFGKTVVSCEGYESSEDQYVLRGSCGLEYHLDYTELGLKKLRESGKNHGFNSFSNYYNKLYSPDSCGISGLITIVVLLAIAFGVYKLFLSDGQDSPPPYSEYPPYSHRYQRFTNSAGPPPAGFKSEFTGPHGAASGFGSAFTGQQGYGSSGPGFWTGLGTGGILGYLFGSNRATTPFSDSWYYPSHPPSYSSTWNSRAYSPLRGGSEGYSAYSSSETRTRTASGYGGTRRR, from the exons ACAGAATATTGTTGCGGGATGTAAAAGCTCTTACCCTCCACTATGACCGCTATACCACCTCCCGAAGGCTGGATCCAATCCCACAGTTGAAATGTGTTGGAGGCACAGCTGGATGTGATTCTTATACCCCAAAAGTCATACAGTGTCAGAACAAAGGCTGGGATGGTTATGATGTACAG tggGAATGTAAGACCGATTTAGATATTGCATACAAATTTGGAAAAACTGTGGTGAGCTGTGAAGGCTATGAATCCTCTGAAGACCAGTATGTGCTAAGAGGTTCCTGTGGCTTGGAGTATCACTTAGATTACACAGAACTTGGCCTGAAGAAATTGAGAGAATCTGGAAAAAACCATGGCTTTAACTCTTTCTCTAATTATTATAATAAGTTGtactccccagattcctgtggcATCAGTGGATTGATTACCATCGTGGTGCTGCTTGCTATTGCCTTTGGAGTTTATAAGTTGTTCCTTAGTGATGGTCAAGATTCTCCTCCACCATATTCTGAGTATCCTCCATATTCCCATCGTTATCAGAGATTCACCAACTCAGCAGGACCCCCTCCCGCAGGCTTTAAGTCTGAGTTCACAG GACCGCATGGGGCAGCTTCTGGTTTTGGCAGTGCTTTCACAGGGCAACAAGGATATGGAAGTTCAGGACCAGGGTTCTGGACTGGCTTGGGGACTGGAGGAATATTAGGATATTTGTTTGGCAGCAATAG AGCAACAACACCCTTCTCAGACTCGTGGTACTACCCATCCCATCCTCCCTCATACTCCAGCACGTGGAATAGCCGTGCTTACTCGCCACTTCGCGGAGGCTCAGAGGGCTATTCAGCATATTCAAGCTCAGAGACAAGAACCAGAACAGCATCAG GATATGGTGGTACCAGAAGacgataa